One part of the Neodiprion virginianus isolate iyNeoVirg1 chromosome 3, iyNeoVirg1.1, whole genome shotgun sequence genome encodes these proteins:
- the LOC124299771 gene encoding glutamate--cysteine ligase regulatory subunit — translation MLSHNILINTGNILSLNEVKKKAGQNPSDELIETLKITLADFEIPDDASTKIIGRDDASVKDLDRKELKITVKVFISSPKSESLKEALDQVLNILQTDSIEALVIAYSKPESTDDILTSLQSLWIVIEEYIKLGKLSSVGVSDVDTDVFVQLFQWANTKPNIVQINLATCCVVPPALQVFTKENDVQLLTHSDPHQILPKAALNDVFGKNVNLHWVTRYQVHVKCRGVLSTKGYLVYINKPGTQTKR, via the exons ATGCTGTCGCACAATATACTCATCAACACAGGCAACATTCTGTCCCTGAACGAAGTGAAGAAAAAGGCAGGGCAGAATCCTAGTGACGAG CTTATCGAGACGCTGAAAATTACCCTGGCGGATTTCGAGATTCCGGATGACGCTTCTACCAAG aTAATCGGACGCGATGATGCCAGTGTAAAAGACCTAGACAGAAAAGAATTAAAGATCACTGTtaaagttttcatttcatcccCAAAAAGCGAGTCCTTGAAAGAGGCACTCGATCAAG TGCTCAACATTCTACAAACTGATTCGATTGAGGCGCTGGTTATAGCATATAGCAAGCCCGAAAGTACAGACGATATACTTACTTCGCTTCAATCCCTTTGGATTGTGATTGAGGAATACATCAAGCTTGGCAAATTATCTTCTGTTGGAGTCAGTGACGTTGATACCGACGTCTTTGTACAACTTTTCCAATGGGCAAAT ACAAAGCCTAATATCGTTCAAATAAACCTGGCTACATGTTGCGTCGTCCCCCCAGCTCTACAAGTTTTCACCAAAGAGAATGATGTTCAGTTACTGACTCACAGTGATCCACATC AAATCTTGCCCAAAGCTGCCTTGAATGACGTGTTTGGGAAAAATGTGAATTTACATTGGGTAACGCGGTATCAAGTTCACGTGAAATGCCGAGGCGTTCTTTCGACGAAAGGATATCTCGTCTACATCAATAAGCCCGGTACCCAAACGAAACGATAG